The DNA sequence CGCATTACGCAAAAGAATTCTTAACGATTTAATTAAGGAGAGAGAAATATACATGAACAGTCAGAaggatatattatataatataaaagaacaCCCAAATAGTTTGAAAATTCCACAAACTCATAACGAATGTTTtcatgatgaaaataaaatatataaatgccttaaaaatatgaacgaTTCAACGTCTACTTTTGTTAATTCTTATGCCCGATGTTGTAGGTATTTGCGAGAATATGAAAGTTGTGTTCAGAAAATAAAGACCTAAGTgaaacataattaaaaaaaaatatatataattaaatgtcctttttttattttgttaaaaaatatttataaattttaaaatctCATGTGATGCACAGTTCATCCTTCACTATATTACcattgtacatataaat is a window from the Plasmodium brasilianum strain Bolivian I chromosome 9, whole genome shotgun sequence genome containing:
- a CDS encoding hypothetical protein (conserved Plasmodium protein), giving the protein MGNVSTRDENVKRSLILLDDKLVHNLEKKNNNTNTEINAKELGEENALKEICSVAKPASPGENEYDALRKRILNDLIKEREIYMNSQKDILYNIKEHPNSLKIPQTHNECFHDENKIYKCLKNMNDSTSTFVNSYARCCRYLREYESCVQKIKT